A window of Castanea sativa cultivar Marrone di Chiusa Pesio chromosome 1, ASM4071231v1 contains these coding sequences:
- the LOC142624142 gene encoding uncharacterized protein LOC142624142, whose product MANIEVVVQRVLSRTSTALSVTSGKQPWFFDTTCCNHMTPDESQFSDKTPLAHPITIYTADGTPMPVSHKGTISSPCLSFSDTFHIPMLSLNLLSVGQLCELGVDLLFTNHGVDVQDPRTGQVLGTGHKVGRMFEIHDLKIPSQVVSAATTIATPSPDLWHARLGHPSLSRFQLLASQERKHRHILDVVRTLLIFASLPERFWGEAALTAVYTINRIPLPTTHNKSPFELLYGQTPDYSSLREHRPLKSLQQFPASSSLESPIFTDLFLPLYPEPVEDSSTSVASPDDSSPVLFPAYDPPVLDPVAPPSLKSPVGPELSCSTRVSIPPPYLADYHYSFALATLYEPHTYRETHTDPFWQQAMNEKLDALHKNHTWDMVDLPLGQSVVGYRWVYKIKTKADRSVERYKARLIAKGFTQEYGIDYEEIFALVARLTSI is encoded by the exons ATGGCTAATATTGAGGTAGTTGTTCAACGGGTTTTATCCCGCACTTCCACTGCTCTTTCTGTCACCTCAGGTAAACAACCTTGGTTTTTTGATACTACATGTTGTAACCATATGACTCCTGATGAATCCCAATTTTCTGATAAGACACCCTTAGCACATCCAATCACCATATACACTGCTGATGGAACTCCTATGCCTGTTAGTCATAAAGGAACAATCTCTTCTCCTTGTTTATCCTTTAGTGACACTTTTCATATCCCAATGTTATCCCTCAATTTACTTTCTGTTGGTCAACTTTGTGAATTAGGCGTAGATCTTCTATTTACTAATCATGGTGTGGATGTGCAGGATCCCCGGACAGGTCAAGTGCTCGGGACAGGTCATAAAGTTGGTCGCATGTTTGAGATTCATGACTTGAAGATTCCTTCACAAGTTGTTTCTGCAGCTACTACCATTGCCACCCCCTCACCTGATCTATGGCATGCTCGTCTTGGTCATCCATCCTTATCTCGTTTTCAGTTGTTAGCTTCTCAAG AACGAAAACATCGTCACATTCTTGATGTTGTCCGCACCCTTCTCATTTTTGCCTCTCTTCCTGAGCGTTTTTGGGGTGAGGCTGCACTCACTGCTGTGTACACCATTAATCGTATTCCTTTACCAACTACACACAACAAATCACCATTCGAGCTTCTTTATGGTCAAACTCCTGACTACTCTTCTCTTCGG GAACATCGTCCTTTAAAGAGTCTTCAGCAGTTTCCTGCGTCCTCTTCCTTAGAGTCTCCCATTTTTACTGATCTTTTCCTTCCTCTCTATCCTGAACCTGTGGAGGATTCTTCAACATCGGTTGCCTCTCCAGACGACTCATCTCCGGTTCTGTTCCCGGCATATGACCCGCCTGTCTTGGATCCTGTGGCACCACCCTCTCTTAAGTCTCCTGTTGGTCCTGAACTTAGTTGTTCCACTCGGGTAAGCATTCCTCCCCCTTATCTCGCTGATTATCATTACTCTTTTGCTCTTGCCACCCTTTATGaacctcacacctatcgtgagacCCATACTGACCCTTTTTGGCAGCAAGCTATGAACGAAAAACTAGATGCCCTTCATAAGAATCACACTTGGGATATGGTTGATTTGCCTCTTGGTCAGTCTGTAGTGGGTTATAGGTGGGTTTACAAGATCAAGACCAAGGCTGATAGATCTGTTGAACGGTACAAGGCTCGCCTCATTGCCAAGGGCTTTACTCAGGAGTATGGCATTGACTATGAGGAAATATTTGCTCTTGTTGCTCGCCTTACATCTATTTGA